A DNA window from Candidatus Protochlamydia naegleriophila contains the following coding sequences:
- a CDS encoding ubiquinol-cytochrome c reductase iron-sulfur subunit — translation MPKYRNSLNIDPDDKDPLISRRSFLALMGVGACLIGAGQMVGASLLGFLYPNAMKVPPSVFSIGRPEEVLSRDGKIFYPKQKVFIETQSGKVRVQTAVCTHLGCTVNLVETGYSCPCHGSTYDRHGKNTGGPAPAPLVYFFVFKAASGELMVDKAKTTLDFESAWYTPNV, via the coding sequence ATGCCAAAGTATCGCAATTCATTGAATATTGATCCCGACGATAAAGATCCGTTAATTTCACGCCGCTCCTTTCTAGCCCTAATGGGAGTAGGAGCTTGCCTAATAGGTGCTGGGCAGATGGTGGGCGCTTCGTTGCTTGGTTTTTTGTATCCCAATGCCATGAAGGTTCCTCCAAGCGTCTTTTCTATCGGTCGTCCAGAAGAGGTCTTATCGCGCGACGGGAAGATTTTTTATCCCAAGCAAAAAGTATTTATCGAGACCCAATCTGGAAAGGTGCGCGTTCAAACGGCCGTTTGCACCCATTTGGGGTGCACGGTTAACTTAGTTGAGACAGGCTATTCCTGTCCATGCCATGGATCGACTTATGATCGCCATGGAAAAAATACAGGCGGTCCGGCGCCTGCTCCATTGGTTTATTTCTTTGTCTTTAAAGCGGCTTCTGGAGAATTAATGGTTGATAAGGCCAAAACAACACTTGATTTTGAATCGGCTTGGTATACACCAAACGTTTAG
- a CDS encoding cbb3-type cytochrome oxidase assembly protein CcoS, with protein sequence MLFWTLISSIAASLTGLAIYVYYSRQGQFEDSESIKYQLFHEENPDN encoded by the coding sequence ATGCTTTTTTGGACATTGATTAGTTCCATTGCAGCGTCTTTGACGGGGCTTGCTATATACGTCTATTATTCCAGGCAGGGTCAGTTTGAAGACTCTGAGTCTATTAAATACCAATTGTTCCACGAAGAAAATCCCGATAATTGA